Proteins encoded within one genomic window of Plasmodium cynomolgi strain B DNA, chromosome 11, whole genome shotgun sequence:
- a CDS encoding hypothetical protein (putative) yields the protein MKTNEELMRKEEEDISKTIALSLEEYHAGQAKKSEKNDYLPEDENDEMLQEAIWMSIIGCKKSENQDNVDTNDSYRDIVKKNFDKITYYLCNSHESTKNQNDVIDNKLFWEDIYKNYKNIYIIIRDYMISLNRRNEKMNEESTDSTSSREYYDSDDSSDCSNNSSSFSCCSLEQIKRSYKNINYTTKDYCKWLRKGNRSKCLNDHVYVNYLLKEMKLLDDTTSIHNLVFGVNNYKYSNKLDIKKWCNHSISFYDNKQITFGLRQFLSGPCGLISSVQGYIIIILLFNYKYHFLWDNNYFNILKTNGDFLNFTNSNNAPEVCGNASSLGQVNKGRVGSGAAPRSDANTEKDDYDKPREDHTGECNQSRVPPCDEHAAGETEPATPNEEDRTNCASQRIDYQTERDSTTVGRDKTGVGHPKGGSWGMSSSGERGSGSLDSTRCNASSGNDIGNGGGQGGKGGRDGQDGRNGQDGRNGQDGRNGQDGRDSCKTDTQKESARKGEAGKERAHEKGDDEKQGNVRKDDEREDDANDDYDHEFVQLVRDNIKDLKYYSLVESMAYILYQCTDKSYYVIAFLLPECYDFSYYMNRRSSDEDMIRDLKKINIYYKEFSNIKDVIKFYLEHFIIFSSSTGAISFLYSVILTRGMKNIMNDMDDVNHPLIGIYGHCSQELVNLLLTGRACSNVFDNNNIINTFPQVDEDVSDALLFDGGGRRGSNSGSSLGGTFGGIFPGDTAIPPFASPTSDARHGSKSWNGSGGSGIGGSGGAPQLSPGMNKNNIILKGINKRPLIGLLTDFEAFKYCEVGTFYKYPIYPIWVISSSNHYTVLFSLNINNSKCTSEELFLTKLNKVWNKYDKENNKYILSHFIPQFIQDLNLKEEYKNMFDGFVSDLDILLYSEFKAFYLQLKRMILTSLRIMTPQRRSIFISTMHKKRQKNVSTIFCLKKSIMMFHMITT from the exons ATGAAAACAAATGAGGAACTTATgcgaaaagaggaagaagatatATCCAAAACTATAGCCTTGTCCCTGGAGGAGTACCACGCCGGGCAGGCAAAAAAGAGCGAGAAG AATGACTACCTCCCGGAGGATGAAAACGACGAAATGCTGCAGGAAGCCATTTGGATGTCCATCATAGGATGTAAGAAGAGCGAAAACCAAGACAATGTAGACACGAACGATTCCTACCGagatattgtaaaaaaaaatttcgacaAAATTACATACTACCTATGTAACAGCCATGAGTCAacaaaaaatcaaaatgatgTTATCGATAATAAACTATTTTGGGAagatatttacaaaaattataaaaacatttatatcattataaGGGACTATATGATAAGCCTAAATAggaggaatgaaaaaatgaatgaggAATCTACGGACTCGACATCTAGCAGGGAATACTACGACAGTGATGATTCTAGTGATTGCAGTAACAactcttcttccttttcttgttGTTCCctagaacaaataaaaagaagctataaaaatataaactacACTACAAAGGATTATTGTAAGTGGTTGAGGAAAGGAAATAGAAGCAAGTGTTTAAATGACCACGTGtatgtaaattatttgttaAAAGAGATGAAGTTACTTGATGACACTACGAGCATTCATAACTTAGTGTTTGgtgttaataattataaatactCCAATAAActagatataaaaaaatggtgtaaTCAtagcatttctttttatgataataaacaaataacTTTTGGACTCCGACAATTTTTAAGTGGACCCTGTGGACTTATTTCTAGTGTCCAGGGGTACATCAtcattattttgcttttcaatTATAagtatcattttttgtggGATAATAACTActttaatattttgaagaCTAATGGAGATTTCTTGAATTTCACCAATAGTAATAATGCCCCTGAGGTATGTGGGAATGCCTCCTCCCTTGGACAAGTCAACAAGGGGAGAGTAGGAAGTGGCGCAGCTCCTCGTAGTGATGCCAATACGGAGAAGGATGATTATGATAAGCCAAGGGAGGACCACACCGGGGAGTGCAACCAGAGTAGAGTCCCCCCTTGTGATGAACACGCGGCTGGGGAAACCGAACCCGCAACGCCGAATGAGGAAGACCGGACAAACTGCGCTTCGCAACGGATTGATTACCAAACCGAGAGGGACAGCACCACCGTGGGGAGAGACAAAACTGGGGTGGGAcacccaaagggggggagctGGGGCATGAGCAGCAGCGGCGAACGGGGGAGCGGCAGCCTCGACAGCACGCGCTGCAACGCGAGCAGTGGTAATGACATCGGCAATGGAGGCGGTCAAGGCGGCAAAGGCGGTAGAGACGGCCAAGACGGTAGAAACGGTCAAGACGGTAGAAACGGTCAAGACGGTAGAAACGGTCAAGACGGTAGAGACTCGTGTAAAACAGACACGCAGAAGGAGAGTGCGCGAAAGGGAGAGGCCGGCAAGGAACGGGCTCACGAGAAAGGAGACGACGAGAAGCAAGGCAACGTGAGGAAGGACGACGAGAGGGAGGATGACGCGAATGACGATTACGATCACGAGTTTGTACAGCTAGTCAGAGATAACATAAAAGAtctaaaatattattcattagTAGAATCCATGGCGTATATTTTGTACCAATGCACAGACAAATCGTATTATGTTATAGCGTTTTTACTCCCCGAATGTTACGATTTTTCATACTACATGAACAGGAGAAGCTCAGATGAAGACATGATAagggatttaaaaaaaataaatatttactacAAGGAGTTTAGCAACATTAAGGACGTAATAAAGTTCTACTTGGAgcatttcataattttttcgagCTCAACTGGGGCTATTTCTTTCTTATATTCTGTAATTCTAACAaggggaatgaaaaatattatgaatgACATGGACGACGTGAACCATCCGTTAATTGGGATTTATGGTCATTGCTCGCAGGAGTTGGTTAATCTGCTTCTCACTGGCAGAGCCTGCTCTAATGTGTTTGATAACAacaatattataaatacgTTCCCGCAGGTGGATGAGGACGTGAGCGATGCTTTGCTGTTTGACGGGGGTGGCAGGCGTGGCAGTAACAGTGGGAGCAGTTTGGGGGGTACCTTTGGGGGTATTTTCCCTGGCGATACTGCTATCCCCCCGTTTGCGTCCCCCACGAGTGATGCGAGGCACGGCTCGAAGAGCTGGAATGGTAGCGGAGGTAGTGGCATCGGTGGGAGTGGCGGAGCCCCGCAGCTCTCCCCGGGGATGAACAAAAACAACATCATACTTAAGGGAATCAATAAGAGACCACTGATCGGACTGCTCACCGATTTTGAAGCCTTCAAATATTGCGAAGTAGGAACCTTCTACAAATACCCCATTTACCCTATATGGGTGATCAGCAGCTCGAACCACTACACTGTCCTGTTTTCCCTAAACATTAACAACTCAAAATGTACGAGTGAAGAATTAttcttaacaaaattgaataaaGTGTGGAATAAATAtgacaaggaaaataataaatatattttatctcaTTTCATTCCTCAGTTTATACAAGACTTGAATTTGAAggaggaatataaaaatatgtttgaTGGCTTTGTGAGTGACTTAGACATTTTGCTCT
- a CDS encoding microtubule-associated protein ytm1 homologue (putative), which yields MKRGGRRKQGARSNKLGKGKNDASEDEEVVESEAFSDESGEGNSASDESEEGNSDSDESGEGNSDSDESGEGNSVSEESIDSDADNLSDKEQVSRAEKQIQIYFTSNVANEKYQMEDTIYTIPSSFRRIDLSRMVKKLLDIKENVSFEFLINDQILRSSIEEFLQLNNILSENVIQIKYILSITKKESTQIDKISEWISKLIIIEDKLYCSTFEGSALCYDLSNFVKIDERKVADTSIFAFNVCKNDKLIDGDVRYSESAVGLSNGTIRAFLNEETDQKIVTRSELYLGNHDDMVKSIAFNKSGSLLISGGADNKINLYDNNEIVQKLKEYKSENNTSKRKMKHVLTPKKCIHKDVGIITSLTFFNSLEKNIKIYDADTADLFATLPYGKAIMCSDILNENLFVTADEQSVIKLFDVRCLEEKAVISLNEHKYFFHDKVVTSLGGNKNGIHFLSSSHDGFTNIYDVRLNKLPVYTIQTEDKSKVLSSTWFYRESHNYVINADENNLTVHSF from the exons atgaaaagaggtggaagaagaaaacaggGGGCGCGCAGCAACAAACTGggcaagggaaaaaatgatgctTCTGAAGATGAGGAAGTCGTAGAAAGCGAAGCTTTCAGCGATGAATCGGGAGAAGGCAACTCCGCCAGCGATGAATCGGAAGAAGGCAACTCCGACAGCGATGAATCGGGAGAAGGCAACTCTGACAGCGATGAATCGGGAGAAGGCAACTCCGTCAGTGAAGAATCAATCGATAGTGATGCCGACAATTTATCAGACAAAGAGCAGGTGAGCCGAGCGGAAAAGCAAATACAGATATATTTCACATCGAACGTGGCTAATGAAAAGTACCAAATGGAAGACACGATTTACACCATTCCATCTAGCTTCAGAAGAATCGACTTGTCAAGAatggttaaaaaattgctcgATATAAAGGAAAACGTTTCCTTcgaatttttaataaatgatCAAATTTTAAGATCATCCATAGAAGAATTCCTACAGCTTAATAATATCCTCTCGGAAAATGTGATACAGATAAAGTACATACTATCGataacgaaaaaggaaagtacCCAAATTGACAAAATCTCAGAATGGATTTCAAAATTAATCATAATCGAAGATAAGCTATACTGTAGCACCTTCGAAGGAAGTGCCCTCTGTTATGATTTGTCAAATTTCGTCAAAATTGATGAGCGAAAGGTAGCTGATACATCCATATTTGCATTTAatgtatgtaaaaatgacaaattaaTTGATGGAGATGTAAGGTACAGCGAATCGGCTGTAGGACTATCTAATGGGACTATAAGggcatttttaaatgaagaaacgGATCAGAAAATAGTAACAAGGAGTGAACTATATCTAGGCAACCACGACGATATGGTTAAATCTATCGCGTTCAATAAGAGCGGGTCGTTACTAATCAGTGGAGGTGCagataacaaaataaacctGTATGATAATAACGAAATTGTACAGAAGTTGAAGGAATACAAGTCGGAAAATAACACGAgtaagagaaaaatgaaacatgTGTTAACTCCGAAGAAGTGTATACATAAGGACGTAGGAATTATAACCTCCCTAACCTTTTTTAATA gcctggaaaaaaatataaaaatttatgatgCAGATACGGCAGACCTATTTGCTACTCTTCCATATGGAAAAGCAATAATGTGCAGTGACATTTTGAATGAGAATCTGTTCGTAACTGCAGATGAACAATCCGTTATTAAACTATTCGATGTCAGGTGcttagaagaaaaagcagTCATATCGCTAAATGagcataaatattttttccatgatAAAGTGGTAACTTCCCttgggggaaacaaaaatggaatccattttttatcttcctcACATGATGGgtttacaaatatatacgaCGTGAGGCTGAACAAGTTACCAGTGTACACGATTCAAACTGAAGACAAATCGAAGGTTCTGTCCAGCACCTGGTTCTACAGGGAAAGCCACAATTATGTCATAAACGCGGACGAGAACAATTTGACTGTACATAGCTTTTAA
- a CDS encoding hypothetical protein (putative) — protein MKKIAQRCFSPIVYALLLLYQKAAKSSYVDITLLNDNFFDDMLKTELSYMSNHLTFNDNNKSNKRKKRNDAAVDDVVLLTNIPNEMTSSASNDVNNFLDLINLYDSEINNTVTNHLNQTQPVKGCEDDIKNNNCDRDVLTCITLKKDKLSDSCKKSLSNSLLYSCIDDVMLYCGDYSKFSKVHKCLKKNFYHLSNKCLNILSYYENIMHKLHKIKNKPYSNQEHLFLEREKGGATVGNSSNVNDHDNNTPGGKYNRTVNDSRNGNDAKYNLFNDNDANHKSTMADNLRKGYGHYIFPSMDYNYLIDFKSRSFGYKSFLYFFVCLLISFLLYILIICIKKYYVADSNNFFVKAEKTKLAQL, from the exons atgaaaaaaatagcccaaagatgtttttcccccatcgTGTACGCCCTACTATTGTTATATCAGAAGGCAGCAAAGAGCTCATACGTAGACATAACTCTACTAAACGATAACTTTTTTGATGACATGCTAAAAACAGAGTTGTCCTACATGAGCAATCACTTAACATTTAATGACAATAATAAGTCCaacaagagaaaaaaacgaaatgatgCAGCGGTAGATGACGTCGTTTTGCTAACAA ACATTCCAAACGAAATGACAAGTAGCGCAAGCAACGATGTTAATAACTTCCTAGATTTGATAAACTTATACGACTCGGAAATTAACAACACAGTTACGAACCATCTGAACCAAACACAACCAGTAAAAGGCTGTGAagatgacataaaaaataacaactgTGATAGGGATGTGCTAACATGTAttactttaaaaaaggataaattatCCGATAGTTGTAAGAAGTCCCTAAGTAATTCCCTACTGTACTCCTGCATCGACGATGTTATGCTCTACTGCGGGGACTACTCGAAATTTTCAAAGGTACACAAGTgcctgaaaaaaaatttttaccacTTGAGTAATAAGTGCCTAAACATTTTAAGCTactatgaaaatataatgcacaaattgcacaaaattaagaataaGCCCTACAGCAACCAGGAGCATTTGTTTTTagaaagagaaaagggaGGAGCAACAGTCGGCAACTCGAGCAACGTCAATGATCATGATAATAACACCCCAGGCGGAAAATACAACCGGACCGTTAATGACAGTCGAAATGGAAATGACGCGAAATATAACCTTTTCAACGATAATGATGCTAATCATAAATCTACCATGGCTGATAATTTAAGAAAAGGATATggtcattatatttttccgtCCATGGATTACAATTACCTGATCGATTTCAAATCAAGAAGTTTTGGATATAAAtcctttttgtacttttttgtttgcctCCTTATTTCGTTCCTACTgtacatattaataatttgtatCAAGAAATATTACGTTGCGGATTCGAAcaacttttttgtaaaagctGAGAAGACTAAGCTGGCACAGTTGTGA